TCCGGTGGCGACGAGGCGCGAGACGTCGGCGCGCTCGAGCTGGCGGACCACGCGGCCGTTCATGTCGCGCACCACGGTGACGGGGGGCGTGTCCGGCGTGGAGTACGTGTCCACGATGAAGCGCCCGTCCGGCGACATGGAGACGGTGTGGTGCGCGTCCTCGGGGGTGAGGAGCGTCTGCCCGCGCCCGTCGAAGCCGATGCGGTAGAGCTGCTGGAAGTAGGGATCGCGCCCCGCCTCCTTGCCCTGCGCCGTGAAGTAGATGGTGCGGGCGCGCTCGTCCACGCGCACGATGTCCATCACGTTCCCCTCGCCGGCGGTGATGGCGTTCTTGAGGGCGCCCGTGTTCAGGTCGTACAGGTAGAGCCGCGTCCACCCCTCGCGCTGCGACCACCAGATCAGCTCGTTGGTACCGGGGACGATGCGCCACAGGTTCTCGGTGAACGACGCGTCGCCCACCTGCGTCTGCGAGCGCTCCTCGAACAGCGTGCGCACCTCGCCCGTGCGGGCGTCCGCCACGCGCACCCACGCGGTCTTGTGGTCGCGCGAGCTGCTGACGAACACCACCTTGGAGCCGTCCGGGTACCACTGCAGGTCGCAAACGGTGCCGCCGTTGCACTGCACGTGGTCGGAGACGGTGGAGCGGTGCGCGTCGGCCGGCATCTGGAAGCGCACCACGCGCGGGCGGGCGGCATCGGCCACGTTCACCACCACGCGGTGGATGCGGAAGACCACGCTGTCGCCCGGGAGCGGGTACTTCCACGCCTCCAGCCTCGGCTCGCCGACGTTGGTGGACACGAGGTACATGTCGCTCGCCCCGCGCGCGTCGTGCTGGAAGGTGGCGATCTGCCGCGAGTCGGGCGACCAGGTGAGGACGGGGTCGTCGCCGTGCACCCAGCCGGCGTTGTTGGTGGCGTAGCCGAACTCCCTGGTGCCGTCGGTGGTCAGCTGCGTCTCGCGCCCGCTGCCCAGGTCCTTGACCCACAGGTTGAAGTCGCGGATGAAGGCCGCCATGCGCCCGTCCGGCGAGAGGCTGGCGTCCTCGGGCGTGGCGGCGGCGCGGGTGCAGGTGTACGCCTGCAGGTCGCAGGTGAAGCGCCCCGCGCGCGTGGACACCGTGACCCGGCGCCCGTCCTCGGTGAGATCGAGCACCACGGGGAGCTGCCCGGCCGGGATCTCGCCCCCCGCCGTCCCTAGCGCCGGTGTCAGGCGCGCGGGGTCGAACAGCGGCTCGCGCGTGCCGCGGGCCGGGTCCACCATGAAGTACCGCGCCCCCTCCGGCGTGTTGGTGCGGTACCAGAAGCGACCGTCCGCCGTCCACGTCGGCGGCCCGGCCGTCCCGGTCACCAGCGGCGTCGTGTAGGCGGCGAGCCGGCGCTCAGCGCGCGCGTAGTCCGCTGCGGTGAGCTGTCGCGGCTGCTGCGCCGCGGCCGGCACGGCGAGCAGTAGCAGGGCAAGAGCGTGAATGCGCATGTGTCCCGTGTGACTAGGTACGTTGTGTCGAGCTCCCGTATTCTCGTTCGCGGAGCCCCCGCTGGCTATCCCCCCATTCCCCATTCCCCATTCCCGGCGGTCCCCTACGGCGCTCGCGGCGGCGCCTGCCCCTTTGCGCGCGCCCGGGCGACGATGGCGTCCGTCAGCTCGCGCGCGTGCGGCCGAAGCCGGTCCTGCGTGATGCGCCGCACCTCGGCCACGAGCTGGCTCTGCACGCGCAGCGACTTCTGGCCGGTCGGAGTGCGGTAGAAGGCGGCGAGCTCGCGCGCCTCCGCCTCCGTGTAGGTGCGCGCGTAGGCGCGGATGAAGTCTTCCTTGAGCTCCGGCCAGCGCAGGTAGCGGCGCGCGTGCGCCAGCATCAGCGGCTGGTACTCAGCCAGGGCCGGGTTGCGCGTGGTGGCGGCGCGGATCTCCGCTTCGACGCCCGCCGTCATCTCGCGCTCGGCGCCGAGGGCGGCGAACAGCTCCTCGATGGCCGCGCGGTGCGATGCGGACGGCTGCGCCGCCAACGGGCGCGCGGCGCCGGCGAGGAGGAGGACGGCCATCCACAGCAGCTTCTTCACCACGATTCCCCGCGAGTGCGTGAAAGAGGAAACCCCCGGCGCCGTACCGCAAAGGGGCGCCGGGGGTTCCGTTGGCGTCAGCCGCGGCGGCGCTCCAGCAGGAGCATCATCAGCAGGCCGAGCACCGCCATCCCCTCTTCCTCGGGAGTGAGGTCGGCCACCTTCTCGATCGAAAAGAGCCCCTGGAGGAAGGCGGGCTGCTTGATCAAGCGCAGCGCCAGCGTCCCGTCCGGCCGGGTGATGTTGTACTTGGGGTTGAAGAAGTAGCCGGTGAAGAGCCCGACGATGGGGATCTCGCCGACGAGCCCGTCGAGCACCTTCACCCAGGCGTTGTCCTCGCGCACGTCGAACACCGTGCCACCGTCGCGGCTGATCTGGTAGTGCAGCTTCCACAGCGAGCGCATCCCCATCCCCTGCAGGTGCCCGATCTCCGTGCCCGCCGCGTCGCGCATGGTGTAGCGGGCCTTGATGTCGATCACCCGGTCCGCCTGCACGGTGTAGAGGAGCTTCTGCTGCGCCTCGTCGGCGAAGATGCTGACCGCTTCCTTCAGCTTCATCAACTTCTGCTTGACGTAAAGCTGGAGCTGGCCGTCCGAGTCGCGCACGTAGATCTGGGGTGCCAGCGCGACCTTTTTGAACGAGATGCTGAGGGGGAAACGCATTGCCTCTCCGGAGTGGGGGTGGGGATCGCGCCGCGGGGGCGCGCACGTGCAGCGGATTGAAATTGCGTGCTGGGACCGCGCCACGCAACGACGGCGCGGCCCGCTACAGCCCGGTGGGGTAGGTGTCGGGCGCCGCCTCGCGACGCGGCCAGCCAGCGGGCGGATCGAGCGGCTCCACGGCGCGCGTCTCGTCCCAGTGCACCACCGCGTCGAACTGGTCGGGGAGGATGGCCTCGAAGTAGTGGCTGATCCGCTCCGTCTGCGGCGCGTAGATCACCCCGATCGCGCGCTCCAGCCGCGGCTCGGCCAGGGCTTCGCGCGCGGCGCCTTGCCGGAGTGGGAGGTAGAAGCTGGGGATGCCGGTGGCGTGGAAGACGGCCTCGTAGCTCTCCGGCAGCGACGGCCGGACGCGCTTGTGCTCCACCGGCGCATCCCAGTCCGACGCAGCGGCCACGGTGCCGGTGTGCGTGGTGAAGCCCAGGAGGAAGGCCTCGTCGCCGCGCCGCTCCCGCACGAGCTGGCCCACCGTCCACTCCCCCTCGGCCCCCATCTGCGTCGCGCGCGCGTCGCCGATGTGCGAGTTGTGCTCCCAGACGACCGCTTTCGTGGGGCCATCGCCGGCACGGTCGAAGTGCGCCAGGAGGGCGTCCAGCGTGTCGGCCATGTGGCAGTCGCGCAGGTTCCACGACGAGTCGCGCCGCGAGAACATGGAGCGGTAGTACTCCTCCGCGTTCTTGACGAGGCGGGCGTTCT
This genomic window from Longimicrobium sp. contains:
- a CDS encoding DPP IV N-terminal domain-containing protein, which gives rise to MRIHALALLLLAVPAAAQQPRQLTAADYARAERRLAAYTTPLVTGTAGPPTWTADGRFWYRTNTPEGARYFMVDPARGTREPLFDPARLTPALGTAGGEIPAGQLPVVLDLTEDGRRVTVSTRAGRFTCDLQAYTCTRAAATPEDASLSPDGRMAAFIRDFNLWVKDLGSGRETQLTTDGTREFGYATNNAGWVHGDDPVLTWSPDSRQIATFQHDARGASDMYLVSTNVGEPRLEAWKYPLPGDSVVFRIHRVVVNVADAARPRVVRFQMPADAHRSTVSDHVQCNGGTVCDLQWYPDGSKVVFVSSSRDHKTAWVRVADARTGEVRTLFEERSQTQVGDASFTENLWRIVPGTNELIWWSQREGWTRLYLYDLNTGALKNAITAGEGNVMDIVRVDERARTIYFTAQGKEAGRDPYFQQLYRIGFDGRGQTLLTPEDAHHTVSMSPDGRFIVDTYSTPDTPPVTVVRDMNGRVVRQLERADVSRLVATGWRPPTRIRMKARDGQTDIYGLMFTPSALDSTKKYPIVNYIYPGPQVGSVGPRSFLPSRSDHQALAELGFVVVAVDGMGTPGRSKAFADAYYGRMIDNTLPDQIAGMRELARRYPFIDIDRAGIWGHSGGGYATAAAMFRHPEFFKVGISESGNHENRNYEDDWGERYQGLVVRTGTTDNYANEATQTHAANLRGKLMLAHGGMDDNVPPYNTYLVVDALVKANKDFDLVIFPNARHGYGGDSAYMMRRRWDYFVRNLMGAEPPREYQMGRLGR
- a CDS encoding DUF2059 domain-containing protein, which produces MKKLLWMAVLLLAGAARPLAAQPSASHRAAIEELFAALGAEREMTAGVEAEIRAATTRNPALAEYQPLMLAHARRYLRWPELKEDFIRAYARTYTEAEARELAAFYRTPTGQKSLRVQSQLVAEVRRITQDRLRPHARELTDAIVARARAKGQAPPRAP